Proteins encoded within one genomic window of Theobroma cacao cultivar B97-61/B2 chromosome 7, Criollo_cocoa_genome_V2, whole genome shotgun sequence:
- the LOC18593831 gene encoding probable disease resistance protein At4g27220, with translation MELVGPILEVIKCFGGPTCRYLDNHRKLEENMSDLRRRVDGLNIRKKDIELRKDAELRSGKVAKKEVERWFEDVERINIEMQTIEQKLCDVSYFSRGRLGKLVCRKIKGVKEVHQQGKFLDGVAVDAPPTRGVILQTTDLEGEINVKEQIWEYLMGDEVAMIGVCGMGGIGKTTIMKHINNQLLKEAPFDKVIWVTVSKELNVVKLQEDIASACDMKHLLPKNELERATKLMDILKTKRYVLILDDVWKQFSLLQMGIPEPRHDGSKLVITSRSIDVCLSMGCKVLKVQPLSKEESLNLFLNHVGHGVLEDPALKEIVKLVVDQCSGLPLAIVTIAGSMKGVDDVREWRNALYELCERVKSVRGLDTEIFKCLMFSYDRLGDSKIQNCFLYCSLYPEDYTIERSMLIEKWIDEGLVDECGCRQAMQDRGHSILNKLEKNCLLEKGVHSRGVKMHDVLRDMALSLKKANPRFMVKAGMKLKELPCEHEWTADLEKVSLMHNSISEIPPGISPKCESLSTLLVQGNHKMERISEPFFKHMPGLKVLDLSYTDIRYLPNSISYLENLEALVLRSCLKLRHVPSLAKLRSLRKLDLYYTAIEEVPHGMEMLTNLTYLALDSENVKELPMGILPKLSNLQYLETTSYVRGEEMAKLRKLEIFSGLFTEPQEFRKYIKSVAGPRPTNYSLLVGSYGIFEFFQHRESYLVWQFEQLEIHKIVYFFKCSLRGDQDPVVLPIDLEALHLEECHELLSLSYSFLFHDQANDLKHCYIWQCKGIQCLLDLSYSSCNLLQSIETLHLRRLQTLRRLVRVGVPAVSTSQAPTLPAIFSSLKVFYLESCSSMKKLFSIELVQGLQNLEELEVVCCEKMEEIITSEDEEEEEGEEGNHIGERMVPETTTFILPKLKKLRLLYLPELKSICSSGVTIHVDFLDYKIDHCQKLKPFPCCFCISGEKVFV, from the coding sequence ATGGAGCTTGTAGGACCAATCCTTGAAGTGATAAAGTGCTTTGGTGGTCCAACTTGCAGATACTTAGATAATCACCGAAAACTTGAAGAAAACATGAGTGACCTTAGAAGAAGAGTGGATGGTCTAAATATTCGAAAGAAGGATATTGAATTGAGAAAGGATGCAGAGCTTCGTAGTGGAAAAGTGGCAAAGAAAGAAGTGGAGAGATGGTTTGAAGATGTAGAAAGGATAAATATCGAAATGCAAACGATTGAACAGAAGTTATGTGATGTGTCATACTTCTCACGTGGCCGCCTTGGGAAACTTGTTTGTCGAAAGATTAAAGGAGTGAAAGAAGTTCATCAACAAGGCAAATTTCTTGATGGTGTGGCAGTTGATGCGCCCCCAACTAGGGGGGTAATATTGCAGACAACAGATCTAGAAGGTGAAATTAATGTAAAAGAACAAATTTGGGAATACTTGATGGGTGATGAAGTTGCAATGATCGGAGTATGTGGCATGGGTGGCATTGGGAAAACTACCATCATGAAGCATATCAACAATCAGTTGTTGAAGGAGGCTCCATTTGATAAAGTGATTTGGGTCACTGTGTCGAAGGAGCTAAATGTTGTCAAATTGCAAGAAGATATTGCGTCTGCATGTGATATGAAGCATCTTCTTCCCAAAAATGAATTGGAGCGAGCAACTAAATTGATGGATATCTTGAAAACGAAAAGATACGTCTTGATCTTAGATGATGTTTGGAAACAATTTTCTCTATTGCAAATGGGAATCCCTGAACCGAGACATGATGGAAGCAAACTAGTAATCACTAGTAGATCAATTGATGTTTGTCTATCTATGGGTTGTAAGGTGCTTAAAGTGCAACCTCTTTCAAAGGAGGAGTCTTTGAATTTATTCTTAAATCATGTAGGGCATGGTGTTCTGGAAGATCCGGCTTTGAAAGAAATTGTGAAGCTTGTTGTTGATCAATGTAGTGGTTTACCACTTGCCATTGTTACAATAGCCGGAAGCATGAAGGGTGTGGATGATGTTCGCGAGTGGCGTAATGCACTATATGAATTATGTGAACGTGTGAAAAGTGTGAGAGGATTGGATACCGAAATATTCAAATGTTTGATGTTTAGTTATGATCGTTTGGGTGATTCGaaaattcaaaattgtttCTTATATTGCTCTTTATACCCGGAGGATTATACCATTGAAAGGAGCATGttaattgaaaaatggatagacGAGGGACTCGTTGATGAATGTGGATGTAGACAGGCCATGCAGGACAGAGGTCATAGTATTTTGAATAAGCTTGAAAAAAATTGCTTGTTAGAAAAGGGTGTTCATAGTAGAGGAGTCAAGATGCATGATGTATTGAGAGACATGGCATTGTCTCTTAAAAAAGCTAATCCTCGATTCATGGTGAAAGCTGGCATGAAACTGAAGGAATTACCATGCGAGCATGAGTGGACAGCGGATCTTGAGAAGGTTTCCTTAATGCATAATTCAATATCAGAAATCCCTCCGGGCATATCTCCAAAATGTGAATCTTTGTCAACCTTGTTGGTGCAAGGGAATCACAAAATGGAGAGGATTTCAGAACCTTTCTTCAAGCACATGCCTGGATTAAAGGTTCTCGATCTTTCTTATACTGACATTCGATATCTGCCCAACTCCATCTCTTACTTGGAAAATCTTGAAGCTCTTGTGCTTCGCTCTTGTTTGAAGTTAAGACATGTTCCTTCGTTAGCAAAGCTTAGATCATTAAGAAAGTTGGACCTTTATTATACAGCTATTGAAGAGGTCCCTCATGGTATGGAAATGTTAACAAACCTCACTTATCTTGCTTTAGATTCTGAAAACGTTAAGGAGTTGCCAATGGGAATACTACCCAAGCTTTCTAATCTCCAATACTTGGAAACTACATCGTATGTAAGAGGAGAGGAAATGGCAAAATTGAGAAAGCTAGAGATATTTTCAGGTCTATTCACTGAGCCACAAGAGTTTCGGAAATATATCAAGTCTGTGGCTGGTCCAAGGCCTACCAATTACTCGCTTCTAGTGGGATCATATGggatttttgagttttttcaacatcgagagTCTTATTTAGTCTGGCAGTTTGAGCAACTCgaaattcataaaattgtgtatttttttaagtgcAGTTTAAGGGGAGATCAAGATCCTGTAGTGCTCCCCATTGACCTTGAGGCTTTGCATCTTGAGGAGTGCCATGAGCTCCTAAGCTTAAGCTACTCATTTTTGTTCCATGATCAGGCAAATGATTTGAAGCATTGTTATATTTGGCAGTGTAAAGGAATACAGTGCCTGCTTGACTTGTCATACTCGTCTTGCAACTTACTTCAGAGCATTGAGACCCTACACCTTCGACGATTGCAAACCTTGCGTCGACTTGTGAGGGTAGGAGTCCCAGCTGTGTCTACATCTCAGGCTCCGACACTGCCTGCCATCTTCTCTTCTCTTAAAGTTTTCTATTTAGAAAGCTGTTCAAGTATGAAGAAGTTGTTTTCAATTGAGTTGGTGCAGGGCCTCCAAAACTTAGAGGAACTTGAAGTTGTATGTTGTGAAAAAATGGAGGAAATAATAACAtcagaagatgaagaagaagaagaaggagaagaaggaaATCACATAGGGGAACGAATGGTTCCCGAAACAACAACCTTTATTCTTCCCAAATTAAAGAAACTGCGCTTGTTGTACTTACCAGAATTGAAGAGCATCTGTAGTTCTGGAGTTACTATTCATGTAGATTTTCTTGACTATAAGATTGATCATTGTCAGAAGCTAAAGCCTTTTCCCTGTTGTTTCTGTATATCAGGTGAAAAGGTCTTTGTCTGA
- the LOC18593832 gene encoding putative disease resistance protein At4g10780, producing MELVGPILEVIKCFGGPTCTYLDNHRKLEENMSDLRRRVDGLCIRKQDLKLRKDAELRRGKVVRKEVERWFEDVERIIFDMHTIEQKLCDVSYFSRARLGKLVCRKIEEVKEIHHQGSFLDGVAIDAPPTGGVILQTTDLEGEINVKEQILEYLMGDEVAMIGVCGMGGIGKTTIMKHINNQLLKEARFDKVIWVTVSKELNVVKLQEDIASACDMKDCLPKNELKRATKLMDILKTERYVLILDDVWKRFSLSQVGIPEPTHDGRKLVITSRSIDVCLSMGCKVFKVQHLSKKESMNLFLKHVGHAVLQHPTLKEIVKLIVDQCGGLPLAIVTIAGSMKGVDDVHEWRNALNELCERVKSVRGLDAETFECLMFSYDHLGDSKIQKCFLYCSLYPEDCTIARSMLIENWIDEGLIDECGCRQAMHDRGHSILNKLEKNCLLEKGDNGVGVKMHDVLRDMALSLKNAYPRFMVKAGMELKELPRKHEWTEDLEKVSLMDNSISEIPLGISPKCYSLSTLLLQENHEMQRISESFFEHMHGLKVLNLSSTDIRYLPNSISYLENLEALVLRFCFKLRHVPSLGKLTALRKLDLYHTGIEEVPHGMEMLVNLTYLALHSNNLKELPIGILPKLSHLQYLLTTSYVRGEEATKLTKLEIFSGSFTEPQDFQNYAESMAGPRPTNYLLLVGSHGLKFYEFYRHQNVFLFWLQFEQLEIHKKVYFFNCRIRGDQDPVLLPNDLEALHVEECHDLLSLSNTFLFHDQANNLKHCYIWQCRGIQCLLDLSFSSCNLLQRIETLHLKRLQNLRQLVRVGVAAESTSQAPMLPSVFSSLKYFYLDSCSSMKKLFSFESVQSLQNLEELKVVFCKEMEEIIASEEEEGEWMDPNTTTFILPKLRKLHLEYLPELKSICGSGVAIRVDSLEYRISDCLKLKPASCRAFISGEEVFI from the coding sequence ATGGAGCTTGTAGGACCAATCCTTGAAGTGATAAAGTGCTTTGGAGGTCCAACTTGCACGTACTTGGATAATCACCgaaagcttgaagaaaacatGAGTGATCTTCGAAGAAGAGTGGATGGTCTATGTATTCGGAAGCAAGATCTTAAATTGAGAAAGGATGCAGAGCTTCGTAGAGGAAAAGTGGTAAGGAAGGAGGTGGAGAGATGGTTTGAAGATGTAGAAAGGATAATTTTTGATATGCATACGATTGAACAGAAGTTATGTGATGTGTCATACTTCTCACGTGCCCGCCTTGGGAAACTTGTTTGTCGAAAGATCgaagaagtgaaagaaattcatcaccaaGGAAGTTTTCTTGATGGTGTAGCAATTGATGCACCGCCAACTGGGGGGGTAATATTGCAGACTACAGATCTAGAGGGTGAAATTAATGtaaaagaacaaattttgGAATACTTGATGGGTGATGAAGTTGCGATGATCGGAGTATGTGGCATGGGTGGTATTGGGAAAACTACCATCATGAAGCATATCAACAATCAGTTGTTGAAGGAGGCCCGATTTGATAAAGTGATTTGGGTCACTGTGTCAAAAGAATTAAATGTTGTCAAATTGCAGGAAGATATTGCATCCGCATGTGATATGAAGGACTGTCTTCCTAAAAATGAATTGAAGAGAGCAACTAAATTGATGGATATCTTGAAAACAGAAAGATATGTCTTGATCTTAGATGATGTTTGGAAACGATTTTCTCTATCGCAGGTGGGAATCCCTGAACCGACACATGATGGAAGGAAACTAGTGATCACTAGTAGATCAATTGATGTTTGTCTATCAATGGGTTGTAAAGTGTTTAAAGTGCAACATCTTTCAAAAAAGGAGTCCATGAACTTATTCTTAAAACATGTAGGGCATGCTGTTCTACAACATCCTACTTTGAAAGAAATCGTGAAGCTTATTGTTGATCAATGTGGTGGTTTACCACTTGCCATTGTGACAATAGCTGGAAGCATGAAGGGGGTGGATGATGTTCATGAGTGGAGGAATGCACTTAATGAATTATGTGAACGTGTCAAAAGCGTGAGAGGATTGGACgctgaaacatttgaatgttTGATGTTTAGTTATGATCATTTAGGtgattcaaaaattcaaaagtgtTTCTTATATTGCTCCTTATATCCGGAGGATTGTACAATCGCAAGGAGCATGTTAATTGAAAACTGGATAGATGAGGGGCTCATTGATGAATGTGGATGTAGACAGGCCATGCATGACAGAGGTCATAGTATTTTGAATAAGCTTGAAAAGAATTGTTTGTTAGAGAAGGGTGACAATGGTGTAGGAGTTAAGATGCATGATGTTTTGAGAGACATGGCATTGTCTCTTAAAAATGCTTATCCTCGATTCATGGTGAAAGCTGGCATGGAATTGAAGGAATTACCACGCAAGCATGAGTGGACTGAGGATCTTGAGAAGGTTTCCTTGATGGATAATTCAATATCAGAAATTCCTTTGGGCATATCTCCGAAATGTTACTCTTTGTCAACCTTGTTGTTGCAAGAGAATCATGAAATGCAGAGGATTTCAGAATCTTTCTTCGAGCACATGCATGGATTAAAGGTTCTTAATCTTTCTAGTACTGACATTCGATATCTGCCCAACTCTATCTCCTACTTGGAAAATCTTGAAGCTCTTGTGCTTCGTTTCTGTTTCAAGTTAAGACATGTGCCTTCGTTGGGGAAGCTTACAGCATTAAGAAAGTTGGACCTTTATCATACAGGTATTGAAGAGGTCCCTCATGGTATGGAAATGTTAGTAAACCTCACGTATCTTGCTTTACATTCAAACAATCTAAAGGAGTTACCAATCGGAATACTACCTAAGCTTTCTCATCTCCAATACTTGCTAACTACATCGTATGTAAGAGGAGAGGAAGCAACAAAATTGACAAAGCTGGAGATATTTTCAGGTTCATTCACTGAGCCTCAAGACTTTCAGAATTATGCTGAGTCTATGGCGGGTCCAAGGCCTACAAATTACTTGCTGCTAGTGGGATCACACGGGCTTAAGTTCTATGAGTTTTATCGACATCAAAACGTTTTTTTGTTCTGGCTGCAGTTTGAGCAACttgaaattcataaaaaagTATACTTTTTTAACTGCAGGATAAGGGGAGATCAAGATCCTGTACTGCTCCCCAATGACCTTGAGGCTCTGCATGTTGAGGAATGCCATGATCTCCTAAGCTTAAGCAATACATTTTTGTTCCATGATCAGGCAAATAATTTGAAGCATTGTTATATTTGGCAGTGTAGAGGAATACAGTGCTTGCTTGACTTGTCATTCTCGTCTTGCAACTTACTTCAGAGAATTGAAACCCTACACCTTAAACGATTGCAAAACTTGCGTCAACTTGTAAGAGTAGGAGTAGCAGCTGAATCTACATCTCAGGCTCCGATGCTGCCTTCCGTCTTCTCTTctcttaaatatttttatttggacAGCTGTTCAAGTATGAAGAAGTTGTTTTCATTTGAGTCAGTGCAGAGCCTCCAAAACTTAGAGGAACTTAAAGTTGTATTTTGTAAAGAAATGGAGGAAATAATAGCatcagaagaagaagaaggagaatgGATGGATCCCAACACAACAACATTTATTCTTCCCAAATTAAGGAAGCTGCACTTGGAGTACTTACCAGAATTGAAAAGCATTTGTGGTTCTGGAGTTGCTATTCGTGTAGATTCTCTGGAATATAGGATTTCTGATTGTTTGAAGTTAAAGCCTGCTTCTTGTCGTGCATTTATATCAGGTGAAGAGGTCTTTATCTAA
- the LOC18593835 gene encoding uncharacterized protein LOC18593835, which translates to MSVWTTRARQAANLARLSSPKSAYATPQAASLIHRRGLASGGDHHGPPKVNFWQDPMNPSRWKEEHFVIVSLTGWGLLLYGGYKYFTGGKKEGKEEEKVGQP; encoded by the exons ATGTCAGTTTGGACCACCAGGGCTCGCCAGGCCGCCAATCTGGCACGGCTTTCCTCACCTAAGTCGGCTTATGCAACTCCTCAAGCTGCCTCCCTCATCCACAGGAGGGGCCTCGCCAGCGGTGGCG ACCATCATGGACCTCCAAAGGTGAATTTTTGGCAAGACCCCATGAACCCATCTAGATGGAAAGAAGAGCAT TTTGTGATTGTTTCTTTAACAGGGTGGGGTTTGCTCCTTTATGGAGGTTATAAGTATTTCACTGGAGGCAAGAAGGAAGGGAAGGAGGAAGAG AAGGTTGGACAGCCATAG